Proteins encoded by one window of Clostridium bornimense:
- a CDS encoding FeoB-associated Cys-rich membrane protein, protein MEIVIGALIILLAIYLLYSNIKKSKSGCHCKNCSSKCPAYKKDDKSNTGLK, encoded by the coding sequence ATGGAAATAGTTATAGGTGCTTTGATAATATTATTAGCTATATATCTTCTTTATTCTAATATAAAAAAAAGCAAATCGGGATGTCACTGTAAAAATTGTTCATCTAAATGCCCTGCATATAAAAAAGATGATAAAAGTAATACTGGCTTAAAATAA